The following proteins are co-located in the Elusimicrobiota bacterium genome:
- the htpX gene encoding protease HtpX has translation MAWVKRIFLFMAVNLLILVTLSITLNLLGVQPYLTHNGIDFHALLMFCLVWGMGGAFISLALSRVMAKWMMGVKVIDPAQARGDAAELVALVHRLAGAAGLPAMPEVGVYDSPEVNAFATGPTKSRALVAVSTGILHAMNHAELEGVLAHEISHVANGDMVTMTLIQGIVNAFVMFLARVIGFFVSQQVKEENRRWVNMIVVIALEILLSILGMIVVAFFSRSREFRADAGSARLAGREKMIAALENLQRTYEPRDSQDRALATLKISGRSGGFLALVATHPPLAARIAALKGS, from the coding sequence ATGGCTTGGGTCAAACGCATCTTCCTGTTCATGGCCGTCAACCTGCTCATTTTGGTGACGCTGTCCATCACCCTCAATCTCCTGGGCGTCCAGCCCTACCTCACTCATAACGGCATCGACTTCCACGCGCTGCTGATGTTCTGCCTGGTCTGGGGCATGGGCGGAGCCTTCATCTCCTTGGCCCTGTCCCGTGTCATGGCCAAGTGGATGATGGGCGTCAAGGTCATCGATCCCGCCCAGGCGCGGGGCGACGCGGCCGAGCTCGTGGCGCTGGTGCACCGCCTGGCCGGCGCGGCCGGCCTGCCCGCCATGCCCGAGGTCGGCGTCTACGACAGCCCCGAAGTCAACGCCTTCGCCACCGGCCCCACCAAGAGCCGGGCTTTGGTCGCGGTCTCCACCGGCATCCTGCATGCCATGAACCATGCGGAGCTCGAGGGCGTCCTGGCCCACGAGATATCCCATGTCGCCAACGGCGACATGGTGACCATGACCCTCATCCAGGGCATCGTCAACGCTTTCGTGATGTTCCTGGCCCGGGTCATCGGCTTCTTCGTCAGCCAGCAGGTCAAGGAGGAGAACCGCCGCTGGGTCAACATGATCGTGGTGATCGCTCTTGAGATCCTGCTCAGCATCCTCGGCATGATAGTCGTCGCCTTCTTCTCCCGGTCTCGCGAGTTCCGGGCCGACGCAGGCAGCGCCCGCCTGGCCGGCCGCGAGAAGATGATCGCGGCCCTGGAGAACCTGCAGCGGACCTACGAGCCTCGCGATTCCCAGGACCGGGCCCTGGCCACCCTCAAGATCTCGGGCCGGTCCGGAGGCTTCCTGGCCCTCGTGGCCACCCATCCGCCTCTGGCGGCCCGCATCGCGGCGCTCAAAGGGAGCTGA
- a CDS encoding response regulator, which produces MPLRILVVDDSVVTRSLIQEFAECFGHQIVAEAAALPEAVAAYQSHKPDLVTLDLSLADGDGLAVLKALRELDPKARVLVVSGNVQQVVHDEVRQAGAAGFLSKPFTLEDLGRALSRFSPA; this is translated from the coding sequence ATGCCGCTGCGCATCCTGGTCGTGGACGACAGCGTCGTGACCCGGAGCCTCATCCAGGAGTTCGCGGAGTGCTTCGGGCATCAGATCGTAGCCGAAGCCGCCGCGCTCCCGGAGGCGGTCGCCGCCTACCAGTCCCACAAGCCCGACCTCGTGACCCTCGACCTTTCGTTGGCCGACGGCGACGGGCTCGCCGTGCTCAAGGCCCTGCGCGAGCTGGACCCCAAGGCGCGGGTCCTGGTGGTCTCCGGCAACGTCCAGCAGGTGGTGCACGACGAAGTCCGCCAGGCCGGGGCCGCGGGTTTCCTGAGCAAGCCCTTCACTCTCGAAGACCTGGGCCGGGCTTTGAGCCGCTTCTCCCCAGCATGA
- a CDS encoding superoxide dismutase gives MSHPKLALLVTALSALIAGPSLATETAPPVAGAFTQPPLPYDQGALAPFISAETMQYHYGKHQKGYVDILNKLVAGKPEAGRTLEELVKTAPTGPLFNASAQVWNHTFYWNSLKPKGGGQPAGDLAAAIKRDFGSFAEFRTQFAQAATSLFGSGWAWLVLDHGQLKVVQTSNADNPLRHGQTALLVLDVWEHAYYIDYRNARAKYVDAVIDDLVNWDFAAANYAQAVKKP, from the coding sequence ATGTCCCACCCTAAATTAGCCCTACTCGTCACTGCGCTGTCCGCCCTCATCGCCGGCCCCAGCCTGGCGACGGAAACCGCCCCGCCCGTTGCCGGCGCATTCACTCAGCCGCCCCTCCCCTATGACCAAGGCGCGCTGGCCCCCTTCATCAGCGCCGAGACCATGCAGTACCACTACGGCAAGCACCAGAAGGGCTATGTAGACATCCTCAACAAGCTGGTAGCTGGCAAGCCCGAGGCCGGCCGCACTCTCGAAGAGCTCGTCAAGACCGCCCCCACCGGCCCGCTCTTCAACGCCTCGGCCCAGGTCTGGAACCACACCTTCTATTGGAACAGCCTCAAGCCCAAGGGCGGGGGCCAGCCTGCCGGCGACTTGGCCGCGGCCATCAAGCGGGACTTCGGCTCCTTCGCGGAGTTCCGGACGCAGTTCGCCCAGGCCGCGACGTCCCTGTTCGGTTCCGGCTGGGCTTGGCTGGTGCTGGACCACGGCCAGCTCAAGGTCGTCCAGACCTCCAACGCGGACAACCCCCTGCGCCACGGCCAGACCGCCCTGCTGGTCCTGGACGTCTGGGAGCATGCCTATTACATCGACTACCGCAACGCCCGGGCCAAATACGTCGACGCCGTGATCGACGATCTCGTCAACTGGGATTTCGCCGCGGCCAACTACGCCCAGGCGGTCAAGAAGCCCTGA
- a CDS encoding protein kinase: MSPAAQQFIKQMDTDPRAASQILSSAIEKNPKDARLRSVLAATQLLQGDQTAAQDTARQALALDPNDTLARMILGHPDEFARAQNKLSGIKWPMDGKALPDLAGGDGAVRAGPIDPAARAAAEKALAALAAGVGPGADLRTQAQLLLKSAVDKLSMGDLNGALFDVSRALLDDPGSVNALILRSHISNLPKNHNYEAAVLDADKALKLDPKSAAALFEKGYALLQLGKVSESLRLIEDGLALAPDNAMGRFYHALALEKAGLIAKAVEEYRRAAALDPALRPLVDEALARIADLQTSMPRSRLPRAIPTKYILWIILGVTALALLLEGGKRVFYKDWKTTVLAKPEAELPKTATGTLAPGTVLGGNFRIEREIARGGIGIVYQATDLTLKRTVAIKHLNREAYESGEVRERFLKEAQLAAKLKHPNLAQIYSVVGDGELYLVFEYVEGETLHARLARQRRLAIDEVRAVVKDVAAAVDYAHSQKIIHRDLKPANLMVGPDGRCKVLDFGIAHEARSVEATRTQAWGTPPYMAPEQELGSVSKESDLYALGVIVYELLAGERPFQGGSMLELKLNMRFRPIIQANPDVPEGLHAFFQKALDSEPAKRFHSAQELVRALDAAARSG; encoded by the coding sequence GTGTCGCCTGCAGCCCAGCAGTTCATCAAGCAGATGGACACCGATCCCCGCGCGGCCAGCCAAATCCTTTCTTCAGCGATCGAGAAGAATCCCAAGGACGCACGCCTGCGTTCGGTCCTGGCCGCGACGCAGCTCTTGCAGGGCGACCAGACCGCGGCCCAGGACACAGCGCGCCAGGCCCTGGCCCTGGATCCGAACGACACATTGGCCCGAATGATCCTCGGCCATCCCGACGAATTCGCCCGGGCGCAAAACAAGCTCTCCGGCATCAAGTGGCCCATGGACGGCAAGGCTCTGCCAGACCTCGCCGGCGGCGACGGAGCCGTGCGCGCCGGCCCCATCGATCCGGCCGCGCGCGCCGCGGCCGAGAAGGCGCTTGCCGCGCTGGCCGCGGGCGTGGGGCCGGGCGCGGACCTGCGGACTCAGGCCCAGCTCCTGCTCAAATCCGCCGTGGACAAGCTTTCCATGGGCGACCTCAACGGCGCCCTCTTCGACGTCTCCCGCGCTTTGCTCGACGACCCCGGCAGCGTCAACGCCCTCATCCTGCGCTCCCACATCTCGAACCTGCCCAAGAACCACAACTACGAGGCCGCCGTCCTGGACGCGGACAAGGCCCTCAAGCTCGACCCCAAGTCCGCGGCCGCGCTCTTCGAGAAAGGCTACGCCTTGCTCCAGCTCGGCAAGGTATCCGAGTCCCTGCGCCTTATCGAGGACGGCCTGGCGCTGGCCCCCGACAACGCCATGGGCCGCTTCTACCACGCCCTGGCCCTGGAGAAAGCCGGCCTCATCGCCAAAGCCGTGGAGGAGTACCGCCGGGCCGCGGCGCTGGACCCTGCGCTGCGGCCATTGGTCGATGAGGCTCTGGCCCGCATCGCCGACCTGCAGACCTCCATGCCTCGCAGCCGCCTGCCCCGCGCCATCCCGACCAAGTACATCCTGTGGATCATCCTCGGAGTCACGGCTCTGGCCCTTTTGTTGGAGGGCGGCAAGCGGGTCTTCTACAAGGATTGGAAGACCACGGTCCTGGCCAAACCCGAGGCCGAGCTGCCCAAGACCGCGACGGGGACGCTCGCTCCGGGCACGGTGCTGGGCGGCAACTTCCGCATCGAGCGCGAGATCGCGCGCGGCGGCATCGGCATCGTCTACCAGGCCACGGACCTCACGCTCAAGCGCACCGTGGCCATCAAACATCTCAATCGCGAGGCCTACGAGTCGGGAGAGGTGCGCGAGCGCTTCCTCAAGGAGGCCCAGCTGGCAGCCAAGCTCAAGCATCCCAACCTGGCCCAGATCTATTCCGTGGTGGGAGACGGCGAGCTCTACCTGGTCTTCGAATACGTGGAAGGCGAGACTTTGCACGCGCGCCTGGCGCGCCAGCGGCGGCTGGCTATCGATGAGGTCCGGGCCGTGGTCAAGGACGTGGCCGCGGCCGTGGACTACGCCCACTCGCAGAAGATCATCCACCGCGACCTCAAGCCCGCCAACCTCATGGTGGGGCCTGATGGGCGCTGCAAAGTCCTGGACTTCGGCATCGCCCATGAGGCCCGCTCCGTGGAGGCCACCCGCACCCAGGCCTGGGGCACGCCGCCCTACATGGCCCCGGAGCAGGAACTGGGCAGCGTGAGCAAGGAATCCGACCTCTACGCGCTGGGCGTCATCGTCTACGAGCTGCTGGCCGGAGAGCGGCCCTTTCAGGGCGGCTCCATGCTCGAGCTCAAGCTCAACATGCGTTTCCGCCCCATCATTCAGGCGAACCCGGATGTCCCCGAGGGCCTGCACGCCTTCTTCCAGAAAGCGCTCGACTCGGAACCGGCCAAACGCTTTCATTCCGCCCAGGAGCTCGTGCGAGCCCTGGACGCCGCGGCCCGCTCGGGTTAG
- a CDS encoding CDP-alcohol phosphatidyltransferase family protein, with translation MPDRIQVVLGPARDLPCIASIPAVLRSAQRIAEYLSPENIILLDADPDFARRWGRQIAGLGAARVECAPSGEVAARLAAGVPLLAVAADGLPLDGSLGRFLSQARAEGRPARWVRRGEVLASYHPSPDSYAAGSCAGGRDFEAGEGDWISLQDADAIPRAERALFDGLVKDTDGFVARFDRRMSVGLSRLLLRTPATPNAVTTASLLLGLLGAAWLAFGSYPLQVLGVFLLWFCCILDGCDGEIARLKLLCSQSGADYDLGADHIAHLAIFLAIPFAVRSTDPQARVLLPGILMVSGMAASMFTIWWLILRRPRRKLGPTQIFFERVASRDYVYLIVVLTVVRKLHWFLWSAAFGTHLFNLAIWWMFLRQPDDPERA, from the coding sequence ATGCCAGACCGTATCCAAGTCGTGCTCGGCCCCGCCCGGGACCTCCCCTGCATTGCATCCATCCCCGCCGTGCTGCGCTCCGCCCAGCGCATCGCCGAGTACCTCTCCCCCGAGAACATCATCCTGCTGGACGCGGACCCGGACTTCGCGCGGCGCTGGGGCCGGCAGATAGCGGGGCTGGGCGCCGCGCGCGTGGAGTGCGCTCCCTCGGGCGAGGTCGCGGCCCGGCTCGCCGCCGGAGTCCCCCTGCTGGCGGTCGCCGCCGACGGGCTCCCGCTCGACGGCTCTTTGGGGCGCTTCCTGAGCCAAGCCCGGGCCGAGGGCCGCCCCGCGCGCTGGGTGCGGCGAGGCGAGGTCTTGGCCAGCTATCACCCATCTCCCGACTCCTACGCCGCGGGCTCCTGCGCCGGCGGCCGCGATTTCGAGGCCGGCGAGGGAGACTGGATCTCTTTGCAGGACGCGGATGCGATCCCGCGCGCGGAGCGGGCGCTGTTCGACGGCCTGGTGAAGGACACGGACGGCTTCGTGGCCCGCTTCGACCGCCGCATGTCCGTGGGCCTCTCCCGGCTGCTGCTGCGCACCCCCGCCACCCCCAACGCCGTCACCACCGCGAGCCTGCTGCTGGGCCTGCTGGGCGCGGCTTGGCTCGCCTTCGGCTCCTATCCTCTCCAGGTCCTGGGGGTTTTCCTGCTCTGGTTCTGCTGCATCCTCGACGGCTGCGACGGGGAGATCGCGCGGCTCAAACTGCTGTGCAGCCAGTCGGGCGCCGACTACGACCTCGGCGCGGACCACATCGCGCATCTGGCCATCTTCCTCGCCATCCCCTTCGCCGTGCGCAGTACCGACCCCCAGGCCCGAGTCCTGCTGCCCGGGATCCTGATGGTCTCGGGGATGGCCGCCAGCATGTTCACGATCTGGTGGCTCATCCTGCGCCGGCCCCGGAGAAAGCTCGGACCGACCCAGATCTTCTTCGAGCGCGTGGCCAGCCGCGACTACGTCTACCTCATCGTCGTCCTGACCGTCGTCAGGAAGCTCCACTGGTTCCTATGGTCCGCGGCCTTCGGCACCCACCTCTTCAATCTCGCCATCTGGTGGATGTTCCTACGCCAGCCGGACGACCCGGAGCGCGCTTAG
- a CDS encoding glucose-1-phosphate adenylyltransferase — protein MAEKPLDLERSTLAVIMGGGAGKRLYPLTKLRSKPAVPFGGKYRLVDIPISNCINSGIKYIYVLTQFNSVSLHKHIQLTYRFDRFSNGFVELLAAQQTPGNEQWYQGTADAVRQNLRYLMNENFSHILILSGDQLYRIDFSAMLRQHADSGADITVAAMPVGRQETGRLGILQVDREKRIVKFAEKPKTEAELEGLRIEAPVRSLLGLQGSEPAYLGSMGIYVFNRDRLAEALDNDFTDFGHHIIPRAIDRCKVLAFPYQGYWEDIGTIGSFFEANLGLADVLPRFNFFDGQSPIYTHARALPASKVNGGSFKQTVLSDGCIVDDSHLERCVVGLRSIIAPGCDIRDTVLLGADFYESRESIERAAREGIPPMGIGRNCRIRRAIIDKNARIGEGSVITPENKPSEYDSEAYCIRDGVVVIPKNSVIRAGTVL, from the coding sequence ATGGCTGAGAAACCCCTGGACCTTGAGAGATCCACTTTGGCCGTCATCATGGGCGGCGGGGCGGGCAAACGCCTTTATCCGTTGACCAAGCTTCGCTCCAAGCCGGCCGTCCCTTTCGGCGGCAAATACCGCCTGGTCGACATCCCGATATCCAACTGCATCAACTCCGGCATCAAGTACATCTACGTCCTCACCCAGTTCAATTCCGTCTCTTTGCACAAGCACATCCAGCTCACCTACCGCTTCGACCGCTTCTCCAACGGCTTCGTCGAGCTTCTCGCCGCCCAGCAGACCCCCGGCAACGAGCAATGGTACCAGGGCACCGCCGACGCCGTGCGCCAGAACCTCCGGTATCTCATGAACGAGAACTTCTCCCACATCCTCATCCTCTCCGGCGACCAGCTCTACCGCATCGACTTCAGCGCCATGCTGCGCCAGCACGCGGACAGCGGCGCGGACATCACCGTCGCCGCCATGCCGGTGGGCCGCCAGGAGACCGGCCGCCTGGGCATCCTGCAGGTGGACCGCGAGAAGAGGATCGTGAAGTTCGCCGAGAAGCCGAAGACCGAGGCCGAGCTGGAGGGCCTGCGCATCGAGGCGCCGGTCCGCTCCTTGCTGGGCCTCCAGGGCTCCGAGCCCGCCTACCTCGGTTCCATGGGCATCTACGTGTTCAACCGGGACCGGCTGGCCGAGGCCCTCGACAATGACTTCACGGACTTCGGCCACCACATCATCCCGCGCGCGATCGACCGGTGCAAGGTGCTGGCCTTCCCCTACCAGGGCTACTGGGAGGACATCGGGACCATCGGCAGCTTTTTCGAAGCCAACCTGGGCCTGGCCGACGTCCTGCCCCGCTTCAACTTCTTCGACGGCCAATCCCCCATCTACACCCATGCGCGCGCCCTGCCCGCCTCCAAGGTCAACGGCGGCTCGTTCAAGCAGACCGTGCTCTCCGACGGCTGCATCGTCGACGACTCCCATTTGGAGCGCTGCGTGGTGGGCCTGCGCAGCATCATCGCCCCGGGCTGCGACATCCGCGACACCGTCTTATTGGGCGCGGACTTCTACGAGAGCCGGGAGAGCATCGAACGCGCCGCGCGCGAGGGCATCCCGCCCATGGGCATCGGCCGCAACTGCCGCATCCGCCGCGCCATCATCGACAAGAACGCCCGCATCGGGGAAGGCTCGGTCATCACGCCCGAGAACAAGCCCTCCGAGTACGACTCCGAGGCCTACTGCATCCGCGACGGCGTGGTGGTCATCCCCAAGAACTCCGTCATCCGGGCCGGGACCGTCCTCTAA
- a CDS encoding GGDEF domain-containing protein translates to MGRSLSAQLKSARAQLYRERLENRRRNELFSAAIRTNDLREVGAQLYRYFFEYFDVNRGDITILTDYDEREFYDRVGWMPRRRLPSISWYRGQAEKHSAYLRGLVEEQVFVGYTAENERIIRESLFIEASMLECMVTKRPRIVNNVVRELSMEEIAQARHQDTSSWMNWVILHPDSGKVLAKMHMSFVRPRQPALKELTRRLLPFSDLLRYRILHTRDYRRAKYLSERDVLTGFYLRPILAERWERFLEGSGRGRGNAVISIAMLDLDHFKRFNDHYGHDVGDAVLKRFAQAVQATVRGSDVVGRYGGEEFVALFPGANSEAVRSILRRVNGRLKDEDFIPVSARLRGAAAERLRFSAGIFTVRPGRSGLPPTFDAAIKSADDLLLVCKASGRNCCANRGRSGALRKYRFD, encoded by the coding sequence ATGGGACGCAGCCTGTCCGCCCAACTGAAGTCCGCCCGCGCCCAGCTCTACCGGGAGCGCCTGGAGAACCGGCGCCGCAACGAGCTCTTTTCCGCCGCCATCAGGACCAACGACCTGCGCGAGGTCGGGGCGCAGCTCTACCGGTATTTCTTCGAGTACTTCGACGTCAACCGCGGGGACATCACGATCCTCACGGATTACGACGAGCGCGAGTTCTACGACCGGGTAGGCTGGATGCCCAGACGCCGGCTGCCGTCCATCTCCTGGTACCGCGGCCAAGCGGAGAAGCATTCCGCCTATCTCAGAGGCCTGGTCGAGGAGCAGGTCTTCGTCGGCTACACGGCCGAGAACGAGAGGATCATCCGCGAGTCGCTGTTCATCGAGGCCAGCATGCTGGAGTGCATGGTCACCAAGCGGCCCCGCATCGTCAATAACGTGGTGCGCGAGCTCTCCATGGAGGAGATCGCGCAGGCCCGCCATCAGGACACGAGCTCCTGGATGAATTGGGTCATCCTGCATCCGGACAGCGGCAAGGTCCTGGCCAAGATGCATATGTCCTTCGTCAGGCCTCGCCAACCCGCCTTGAAGGAGCTCACCAGGCGCCTGCTGCCCTTCTCGGACCTGTTGCGCTACCGGATCCTGCATACTCGGGATTACCGGAGGGCCAAGTACCTCTCGGAGCGCGATGTGCTCACCGGCTTCTACCTGCGGCCCATACTGGCCGAGCGCTGGGAGCGTTTTCTGGAAGGCTCCGGACGGGGGAGGGGCAATGCCGTGATCAGCATCGCGATGCTCGACCTCGACCATTTCAAGCGCTTCAACGACCACTACGGCCACGACGTGGGCGACGCGGTCTTGAAGCGCTTCGCCCAGGCGGTTCAGGCCACTGTCCGCGGTTCGGATGTGGTCGGGCGCTACGGCGGCGAGGAGTTCGTGGCGCTGTTCCCGGGCGCGAACTCGGAGGCGGTGCGCTCGATCCTGCGTCGCGTCAACGGCCGCCTCAAGGACGAGGACTTCATCCCGGTCTCGGCGCGCTTGCGCGGCGCGGCGGCCGAGCGCTTGCGCTTCAGCGCCGGCATCTTCACCGTCAGGCCGGGACGGAGCGGCCTGCCTCCCACCTTCGACGCGGCCATCAAGTCCGCCGATGACCTGCTCCTGGTTTGCAAGGCCTCGGGACGCAATTGCTGCGCCAACCGCGGCCGGTCCGGGGCCTTGCGCAAGTACCGTTTCGACTGA
- a CDS encoding WD40 repeat domain-containing protein: protein MSIWPVVAVLVSALAAAPVPSPAAVPAVWHGHSDDVTFVSFSPDGSKVLSGSRDRTVRLWDSQTGETLAVFAGQETPIAAVAFSTDGRTALSASDQAAIRTWDIATGEPGLSWPGRGGFVYAAEFSPDGAKLITGGSDRRLRVWEVSTGQEKGDWRGNFDYVQAVAFSPDGTSALVGGSDCEILDLTTGKRRTVLAGSAGIVLDVDLSHDGTMALSGGMDGSLRLYDVRTGALKAVWKGHRKAVAWADFSPDGSLALSGSYDHTVRLWDVATGREIKVWTGHTNRVRAVAFSPDGRRALSAGDDGTLRLWDVDAALAEDRAGKR, encoded by the coding sequence ATGAGCATCTGGCCGGTCGTGGCCGTCCTCGTCAGCGCGCTGGCGGCCGCTCCCGTTCCTTCCCCTGCGGCTGTTCCTGCGGTCTGGCACGGGCACAGCGACGATGTGACCTTCGTGTCCTTCTCTCCCGACGGCAGCAAAGTCCTTTCCGGCAGCCGGGACCGGACCGTGCGCCTCTGGGATTCGCAGACGGGAGAGACGCTGGCCGTCTTCGCGGGCCAGGAGACCCCGATCGCGGCCGTCGCTTTCTCCACCGACGGCCGGACGGCGCTTTCCGCCAGCGACCAGGCGGCTATACGCACCTGGGACATCGCCACGGGCGAGCCGGGGTTGTCCTGGCCGGGGCGCGGGGGGTTCGTCTATGCCGCGGAGTTCTCTCCGGACGGCGCCAAGCTGATCACCGGCGGCAGCGACCGCAGGCTGCGGGTCTGGGAGGTGTCCACCGGCCAGGAGAAGGGGGACTGGCGGGGGAATTTCGACTATGTCCAGGCCGTCGCCTTCTCGCCGGACGGGACCAGCGCTCTGGTGGGCGGCTCCGACTGCGAGATCCTGGACCTGACCACGGGCAAGCGCCGTACCGTCCTGGCCGGCTCCGCCGGGATCGTCCTGGACGTGGACCTGTCCCACGACGGGACCATGGCCTTGAGCGGGGGGATGGACGGGAGCCTCCGGCTCTATGACGTCCGGACCGGGGCGCTGAAGGCCGTCTGGAAAGGCCATCGCAAGGCCGTGGCCTGGGCGGACTTCTCCCCGGACGGGTCTCTGGCGCTCTCGGGAAGCTACGATCATACGGTGCGGCTTTGGGACGTGGCCACGGGCCGGGAGATCAAGGTCTGGACGGGGCACACGAACCGCGTCCGGGCCGTGGCCTTCTCGCCGGACGGCCGGCGGGCGCTCTCGGCCGGCGACGACGGCACCCTGCGCCTCTGGGACGTGGACGCGGCTTTGGCCGAGGACCGCGCCGGGAAGCGCTGA
- a CDS encoding tetratricopeptide repeat protein — translation MRARLVVLAAVAFLSVWASAAGKVTKEQVDQAVLSVNAAKQQLTDALKTGNTDEVKKAWKNFQDVQDSIPSQGLDTEMLRRIGDLNHEVDVFRGAQYYRVQAILNGTSAAGPHPGGEPSGAKDTGSVPPDHNGKVPATLPSPTGTPQERAAVETGNTAFQSGQWQGAEKSYREAAASDPNNKAALQGLAQSLHQQGRTAEAAQVAKKLLSLDPENEAARFMIPSEGLSAGVADRFKGQAAGLMAAPSEEDGMGGPVGMGRMTGMTERRPSGQQAGGQADAQQPAYTAAALGSGQSQAVSDGWTRFRLGDFQAARDAASLALAKNPADAAALTLRAAAHNRAGQPEAALADADAALKLAPRSVVALLERGYAKYQLRRYREALDDVEAALGIDPLNAMGHLYRGMILEKLDRVKDAVAAYFKAGELDPSLKPLTDEAAARLGGKPVPAASGARRWNAKRLGLWGGGVLIALAFLALGLRRLRHPDWATPMAPTK, via the coding sequence ATGCGCGCTCGACTGGTCGTGCTGGCGGCTGTCGCCTTCCTTTCGGTCTGGGCGAGCGCCGCAGGCAAAGTCACCAAGGAGCAGGTGGACCAGGCGGTGCTGTCCGTGAACGCTGCCAAGCAGCAGCTCACCGATGCTCTCAAGACCGGGAACACGGATGAGGTCAAGAAGGCTTGGAAGAATTTCCAGGATGTCCAAGACAGCATCCCTTCTCAGGGTCTCGATACGGAGATGTTGAGGCGCATCGGCGACTTGAACCACGAGGTGGATGTGTTCCGCGGGGCTCAATACTATCGGGTCCAGGCGATATTGAACGGGACTAGCGCTGCGGGCCCCCACCCCGGCGGCGAGCCGAGCGGCGCCAAGGACACGGGCAGCGTCCCCCCTGACCACAACGGCAAAGTCCCGGCGACCCTACCGAGCCCCACGGGCACGCCCCAGGAGCGCGCCGCAGTCGAGACCGGCAATACGGCTTTCCAGTCCGGCCAGTGGCAAGGCGCGGAGAAGAGCTATCGCGAGGCTGCCGCTTCGGACCCGAACAACAAGGCGGCCCTGCAGGGGCTGGCGCAATCCCTCCACCAGCAGGGACGCACGGCCGAGGCTGCGCAGGTGGCAAAGAAGCTGCTCTCTTTGGACCCGGAGAACGAGGCCGCCCGCTTCATGATCCCGAGCGAAGGGCTCTCGGCTGGCGTCGCGGACCGGTTCAAGGGGCAGGCCGCCGGGCTGATGGCCGCTCCTTCCGAAGAGGACGGCATGGGCGGGCCGGTCGGGATGGGGCGAATGACGGGGATGACCGAGCGGCGGCCGTCCGGCCAGCAAGCCGGCGGGCAGGCCGACGCCCAGCAGCCGGCTTATACGGCCGCGGCCCTGGGCTCCGGCCAATCCCAGGCCGTGTCCGATGGCTGGACCCGGTTCCGCCTGGGGGATTTCCAGGCTGCCCGCGACGCGGCCTCCCTCGCCTTGGCCAAGAACCCGGCAGACGCGGCGGCCCTGACCTTGCGCGCCGCGGCCCATAACCGGGCCGGCCAGCCCGAGGCGGCCTTGGCCGACGCGGACGCCGCGCTCAAGCTCGCCCCGCGCAGCGTGGTCGCCCTGCTCGAGCGCGGCTATGCCAAGTATCAACTTCGGCGCTACCGCGAGGCGCTCGACGACGTGGAGGCCGCTTTGGGCATAGACCCGCTCAACGCCATGGGGCACCTCTACCGGGGCATGATCTTGGAGAAGCTGGACCGGGTCAAGGACGCCGTTGCCGCCTACTTCAAAGCGGGAGAGCTCGACCCGAGCCTCAAGCCCCTGACCGACGAGGCCGCGGCGCGCCTGGGCGGCAAGCCGGTCCCGGCCGCGTCGGGAGCCCGCCGCTGGAACGCCAAGCGGCTCGGCCTGTGGGGCGGCGGCGTGCTCATCGCCCTGGCTTTCCTCGCCCTGGGCCTGCGTCGCTTGCGCCATCCCGATTGGGCCACGCCTATGGCCCCGACAAAATGA